The following proteins are encoded in a genomic region of Dyadobacter sp. UC 10:
- a CDS encoding carbohydrate-binding family 9-like protein: MNRTTALACCFLLCTLSRLCAADMIPDSVLIVKKTTDFKVNGEGTASNWAAAKWFDITVQKGPKQATPGKQFPTKAKIMYSDKGLYFLFDCTDQKLTATIMEDYGMLFKEDVVEVFLWPDTNVPIYLEYEVSPLNYELPILVPNINGKAQGWKPWIYNESTRVHHETSVQGGQKKSMASVEGWKAEFFIPYALMNPIVPSVPKKGSRWRGNFYRIDYDSETAYYSWQKTGGSFHEFQKFGTLVFE, from the coding sequence ATGAACCGAACAACCGCCTTAGCCTGCTGTTTCCTGTTATGCACGCTTTCCCGGCTTTGCGCTGCCGACATGATTCCTGACTCGGTGCTGATCGTTAAGAAAACAACTGATTTTAAAGTAAACGGCGAAGGTACTGCCAGCAACTGGGCAGCGGCGAAGTGGTTTGATATTACGGTTCAGAAAGGCCCCAAACAAGCCACGCCGGGCAAACAGTTTCCGACCAAAGCCAAGATCATGTATTCCGACAAGGGCTTATATTTTCTATTCGACTGCACCGACCAGAAGCTGACCGCTACGATTATGGAGGATTACGGCATGCTATTCAAGGAAGATGTGGTGGAAGTTTTTCTGTGGCCGGATACCAACGTCCCCATTTACCTGGAATACGAAGTATCCCCGCTCAATTACGAGCTGCCGATCCTGGTACCGAATATCAACGGAAAGGCCCAGGGATGGAAACCCTGGATCTACAACGAAAGTACCCGCGTTCACCACGAAACCAGCGTGCAGGGAGGACAGAAAAAAAGTATGGCTTCGGTAGAAGGCTGGAAGGCGGAGTTTTTTATCCCTTATGCTTTAATGAACCCGATTGTACCCTCGGTCCCGAAAAAAGGTAGCAGGTGGAGAGGCAACTTTTACCGTATTGACTACGATTCCGAAACCGCCTATTATTCATGGCAGAAAACAGGGGGCAGCTTCCACGAATTTCAGAAATTCGGGACACTCGTTTTTGAATAA